The Ralstonia pickettii DTP0602 genome segment ACCTGCTCGGAAATCGACAGGTGCATGGCCAGATGCAGGAAGGGATTGGCCTGGCCGTGCTCCGGGGTGTAGTCCTGCGCCAGCGCGCCTTCGGTGTCGCGCAGCAGGTCCTGGTACTCGGGATGCTCGCCGATCCAGTCGACGGCGATGGCTTCCAGCGGGGTCAGCACGCCGCCTGCAATCTGCTTCTGCCAGGCATCGCAGAAGAACCGGCGGACTTCTTCTCGTGAGGGATTGAACATGGTGGCGCCATTGTAAACGAGGGCTGCGGCCCTCGCTGGCGTGCCCCGCCGCGCCAAGTAGAATGCAGCATCGCCGACTCCCGCCCCCCCCCCGATGACCGCTTCCACCGCCGCCGACCACGCCCGCAACAAACTCGCTGGCGTGCTGCTGATCGCGTTGTCGGCCAGCGCCTTCGGGGCCATGGCGATCTTTGCGCGCTTTGCCTACGCGGCCGGCGCGGATGTCTACGGCCTGCTGTTCGTGCGCTTCGTGCTGGCGGCCGTGGCGCTGGCGTGGGTGATGCGCGCGCGCGGCATCGGCCTGCCGCCATGGCGCCGCGTGCTGGCGCTCGCGGCGATGGGCGGCATCGGCTATGTGGGGCAGTCGTTCTGCTTCTTCAGCGCGCTCAACCATGCACAGGCCAGCCTGGTGGCACTGCTGCTGTACCTGTATCCGCTGTTCGTGACGATCCTGGCGGCCATCTTCCTGAAGGAGCGGCTGACTACGGCGGCGGTGATCGCGCTGGTGCTGTGCTCGGTCGGTGCCGGCCTGACCGTGGGCGGCGGCGAGGGCTCGCCGCTGGGCATTGCACTGGGCCTGGCGGCGGCGGTGATTTATTCCGTCTACATCATCGTCGGCGCGCGCGTGACCGCCAGCGTCAACCCCATCGCCACCACCACGGTGATCTGCACCGCGGCCGCACTGGTTTACGGCGTGGTCGGCTTGCTGCGCCTGGGCGCGGGCGCGCCGCCGCAGTTCCCGGCCACCGCCGGCGGCTGGCTGGCGATGGTGGGCATCGCGCTGCTGTCGACGGTGTTGGCGATCCTGACCTTCTTTGCCGGCCTGCAGCGGCTGGGTGCGGCGCAGGCGTCGATGCTGTCGACGCTGGAACCGGTGGTGACCGTGCTGCTGGCCGCCGTGCTGCTGGGCGAGCATATCGGCCCGGCGCAGGCCGTCGGCGGCGGGCTGATCCTCGCCGGCGTGCTGTGGCTCACGCGCCGCGCGAATGCGCCCGTGCCAGCCCGGGCCAACGTGCAAGAGAATTGAACGGCTTGCTCAAAGGTGCTGTCGCGGCACGCTGACACCGTTCGGTACAATCGCGTCTTCTCACCAATCCTGACCAGGAAGGAGCACATGTCCCAGATCGACCAAGCCGCGCTGGCGCAGCTGTTTACCGAAGCCCGCACCCACAACGTGTGGCAGGACCGCCACGTGGACGATGCCGTGCTGCACCAGGTCTATGAAGCGATGAAGTTCGGCCCGACCGCCGCCAACAGCTGCCCGGTCCGCATCGTCTTCGTCAAGACCGCCGCCGAAAAGGCGCGCCTGGTCGAGTGCGTGTCGGCCGGCAATACCGAGAAGACCCGCTCGGCGCCGGTGACCGCGATCATTGCCTATGACACCGCGTTCCACGACCAGTTGCCCAAGCTGTTCCCGCACGCCGACGCCCGTTCCTGGTACGCCGGCAACGACGAGAAGATCGCCCGCGATGCACTGGTGAACAGCTCGCTGCAAGGCGGCTACTTCATCCTGGCGGCACGCGCGCTGGGCCTGGACTGCGGTCCGATGGGTGGTTTCGATGCCGACAAGGTCAACGCGGCGTTCTTCCCGGACGGCAAATGGAAGGTCAACTTCCTGTGCAACCTGGGCTACGGTGAAATCGACAAGCTGCATCCGCGCGGCCCGCGCCTGTCGTTCGACGAAGCCTGCCGCATCGTCTGACGCACGGCCAGCGTGAATAAGAAAAACCCGCCTCGGCGGGTTTTTCTTTTGCCGGCTCACACGCGCGGCGCCTCCGTTTTCTCACGGTACTCGCACAGCGGCTCGATCACGCAGTGCCAGCACTCCGGCCTGCGCGCCTTGCACACGTAGCGCCCATGCAGGATCAGCCAGTGGTGGGCATCGTGCAGGAATTCATGCGGCACGCACTTGAGCAGCTTCTGCTCGACCTCCTGCACGTTCTTGCCCGGCGCCAGCCCGGTGCGGTTCGAGACGCGGAAGATATGCGTGTCCACCGCGATGGTGGGCTCGCCGAACGCCGTGTTGAGCACCACGTTGGCGGTCTTGCGCCCCACGCCCGGCAACGCCTCCAGCGCTTCGCGGTCGGGCGGGACCTTGCCGCCGTGGCGCTCGACCAAGATGCGGCAGGTCTCGATCACGTGCTTGGCCTTGGTCTTGTACAGCCCGATGGTCTTGATGTATTCGCTCAGCCCGGCCTCGCCCAGGTCGAGCATCTGCTGCGGGGTATGAGCGACCGGGAACAGCCGGCGCGTGGCCTTGTTGACGCCGACGTCGGTGGCCTGGGCCGACAGCAGCACGGCGATCAGCAGCTCGAACGGCGAGCTGTATTCGAGTTCAGTGGTCGGGGCCGGATTGACCTCGCGCAGCGTCTCGAAGATGGCACGGCACTTGGCGGCGTTCATTGTTTTTCTTCTGGAACTTTGTTGGCGTTCTTGTCTGTCGCAGGCGCGGTGAGGCCGGCACGCGCGCGGCGCGCTTCCGCTTCATCGATCTGAGCCTGCACCGCGGGCGAAACGTTCTCCGTATTGCGCGGTTGCACAGCCTGCTGCTTCTGCCGGGCGCGCTCGATCGCGGCCTGGATGATGGCGCGCTTGCGTTCCCGCGCGGCGCGCTCGGCTTCGCTTTCCGGCGTTTCCGCCTGCACCGCGGCGAGCTTGGCCGCGGCCTTGGCGGCCAGGCGCGCGTCGTTCTCTTCGCGCTCGCGCACCAGCCGCGCCTTGCGCGCGAGGTAGCGCGCGTGCGCGGCATCGGCCTGTTCCTGCGACCACGCGGCCCAGCCGGTGCGCTCGCCGGTGACCGGGAGCATGGCGATGCAGTCGACCGGGCAGGGGGCCACGCACAGGTCGCAGCCGGTGCACAGCTCCGGGATTACGGTATGCATCTGCTTGGCCGCGCCGGCGATGGCATCGACGGGGCAGGCCTGGATGCACAGCGTGCAGCCGATGCAGAGGCTCTCGTCGATGCACGCCACCGCGCGCGGCTGCTCGATGCCGCGCTCAGGATCGAGCGGCAGCGGTTCGACCTTCAGCACCGCGGCCAGGCGGCGCACCCCTTCCGCGCCGCCCGGCGGGCAGCGGTTGCAGGCGGCCTCGCCGCTGGCCATGGCCTCGGCGTAGGGGCGGCAGCCATTAAAGCCGCACTTGGTGCACTGGGTCTGCGGCAGCAGCGCCTCGATGCGGTCGGCAAGGGTCTGGGCGGCGGGATTCACGACAGCGGGCAGGAAATCAGGGGACAAAACCGGAAAAGGCACACGGTGGACAGGACATGACAGGACATTGGCGGGGCGCTGTGCGTGCTTGGCGACATAACGTCCGCATCATCGGGCGAACAATAGGGGCGGACAATATGCCGGCTGGCCGCTGCGGCCCCTGCAGGCTTCTCCGAGCCTTCGCGCCGCAAGGATTATCCCCGATTTCGCCGGCGGACAGAAACGGCGATGATGCGCGTCGCACAGCCGGATTGCCGCACTCCGGCCTGTGCCATAATCCGCGCAACAATCGACCAGCCACCCAATGTCAACAGAGACCAAGACCAAACGCGACCCGGAAGGGACGCGCCGACGCATCCTCGCTGCGGCCACCGAGGAATTCGCCAAGGGGGGCCTGGCCGGCGCCCGCGTCGACCAGATTGCCCGACGCGCGGAAACCAACGAGCGCATGCTGTATTACTACTACGGCAGCAAGGAAGGCCTGTTTCTCGCTGTACTTGAGAAGCAATACGCGGAATTCCGCGCCGCCGAAGAGCAACTCCACTTGGTCGACGAAGACCCCGTGGCGGGCGTGCGCACCCTGGCGCGCTTTGTCTGGGACTGGTACTACGAGCACCCCGAGTTCATCCGCCTGGTCAACAGCGAGAACCTGCACGAGGCCCGGCACCTGAAGAAGTCCGCACAGCTGCAGCAGCTGATCAACCCGGTGGTGGACGTGCTGGCCGATGTGATCCGGCGTGGGCAGCAGCAGGGCGTGTTCCGCGACAATATCGACGTGCCGCAGTTCTACCTGACGATCTCCGCGCTGGGCTACTACGTGCTGTCCAACCGCTACACCATCAGCGCCGTGATCGGCCGCGACGTGGCCTCGCAGCACGAGCATGAGCGCTTTGCCGAGCTGCACTCCGAAATGCTGCTCTGTTACCTGAAGCGGCACTGACCGCCCAAGAAGAAACGCCCGCGATTGCGGGCGTTTTCTTTTGTTACTTGGCTGCCGCAGTGGCAGCGGAAGCTGTGGCCGGGTGGTACTGGCGGATGAAATCGCGCAGCAGCGGGTAGATGTCGTCGCGCCAGCGTCGGCCCGAGAAGATCCCGTAGTGGCCGCAGCGTTCGGCGTTCAGGTGCTGCTTGCGCGCTTTCGGGATGCCGCTGCACAGGTCGTGCGCGGCCGCGGTCTGGCCGGCGCCGGAGATATCGTCCAGCTCGCCTTCGATGGTCAGCAGCGCGGTGCTCTTGATGTCCTGCGGACGCACCGGTTTGCCGTCGATGGCCCAGGTGCCGTTGGCCAGGCGAAATTCCTGGAACACTTCGCGGATGGTGTCGAGATAGTACTCGGCGGCCATGTCGAGCACGGCGTTGTACTCGTCGTAGAAGCGTACATGAGCCTCGGCGTCGTCGGCATCGCCTTCGACCAGGCTCAGGTAGTAGTCATAGTGTGAGGAGAGGTGCCGGTCCGGGTTCATCGCCACGAAACCGGCATGCTGCAAAAAGCCCGGGTAGACGCGGCGGCCGTGGCCGGGATAGTTGGCCGGCACGGTGTAGATGACGTTGTTCTCGAACCACTCGTAGGATTTGTTGATCGCCAGCGAGTTGACCGCGGTCGGGCTCTTCCGTGCGTCAATGGGGCCGCCCATCATCGTCATGGTGCGCGGCGTCTTCTCGCCGGCCGAGGCCATCAGCGAGATCGCGGCCAGCACCGGTACGGTCGGCTGGCACACCGAGATCACATGCAGGTTCTCGGCGCCGATATGGCGGATGAATTCCTGGATGTAGTAGATGTAGTCCGAAAGGTGGAACGCCCCCTGGTCGGCCGGCACCATGCGCGCGTCGATCCAGTCGGTGACGTAGACCTTGTGGTCCTGCAGCAGCGTGCGCACGGTGTCGCGCAGCAGCGTGGCGTGGTGCCCGGACAACGGCGCGGCCACCAGCACCACCGGCTCGTCCTTGAGCAGCTTGATGGTTTCCGGATCGTCGGCATAGCGCTTGAAGCGCAGCAGCTTGCAGAACGGTTTTTCCAGCACGGTCTGTTCGACGATGGGGATGTCGCGGCCGTTGGAGCGCACCGACTTGATGTCGAACGCCGGCTTTTCATATTCCTTGCCGAGCCGGTACAGCAGTTCGTAGCCGGCTGCCAGGCGGGGGGCGCCAGGAACCAGCGACATCGGGCTGAGGGGGTTGGTGAAGGTCTTGGCGGTCGCCTGGGCCCACGCGGTCAGCGGGTGCAGGATCGAGCGCTGGAACTCATGCAATTGATAGAGCATGCCGTTTCTGCCTGGTCTTACAACGAAATACGTACCACCAAGTACTAATGTACTGACAATACACCTTGGATCGTGGCGCTGATTATGCCCTTAATCGAACGGCCGTGCTAACGATCTTGCTGTGCAGCATATACCTTAAGGTACATCGATATCCGCAGAAAACAATACGACAAAGGCCTGATTTCTGGATGACACCGTCTTACAAAAAACGCAAACAAATGCAAAAAGCGGCCGAAGCCGCTTTTTTTGTGTTGCTTTGTGATCTTCTCGGCAGTCGCCCGCCGAAGGGTGACCTCGAAAATCATCCCTTTCCGACCGCAGAAATCATCCTTTTCTGACGGCCGGATTGCACATCGCCTTACATTACCGTTGCGATCGCATCGACCACTGCGTCGATATTGCGACTGTTCAGCGCTGCCACGCAGATACGGCCGGTACCGACCGCGTAGATGCCGTGCTCGTTGCGCAGGCGGTCGACCTGGGGCGAGGTCAGGCCCGAGTACGAGAACATGCCGCGCTGCGCCTTGACGAAGGAGAAGTCGCCCGGCACGCCTTTGGCGGCCAGCTTGTCCACCAGTGCGTGGCGCATCAGCTTGATGCGGTCGCGCATCTCGGCCAGCTCTTCTTCCCACATGGCGCGCAGTTCCGGGCTGTTCAGCACGGTGGCGACCACGGTGCCGCCGTGCGTCGGCGGGTTGGAGTAGTTGGTGCGGATCACGCGCTTGACCTGCGACATCACGCGTTGCGCTTCTTCCTTGCCGGTGGTGACGATCGACAGCGCGCCCACGCGCTCGCCGTACAGCGAGAAGCTCTTGGAGAACGAGCTCGACACGAAGAAGGGCAGGCCGGAGTCGGCGAACAGGCGCACCGCGGCGCCGTCGGCGTCGATGCCGTCGGCAAAGCCCTGGTAGGCCATGTCCAGGAACGGGATCAGGTTGCGTTCCTTGACCAGCTCGACCACCTGCTTCCACTGCTCGGGCGACAGGTCGACACCGGTCGGGTTGTGGCAGCAGGCGTGCAGTACGACGATGGTGTTGGCCGGGTATGACTTCAGCGATTCCACCATGCCGGCGAAGTTCAGGCCGTGGCTGGGGGCGTCGTAGTAGGTGTAGTTGACCACCGGGAAGCCGGCGGCTTCGAACAGCGCGCGGTGGTTTTCCCAGCTCGGGTCGCTGATGGCGACCTTGGCGTCAGGGTAAAGGCGCTTCAGGAAGTCGGCGCCGATCTTCAGCGCGCCGGTGCCGCCGAGTGCCTGGGCCGTCACCACACGGCCTTCCGTGATCAGCGGCGATTCCTTGCCGAACAGCAGCGTCTGCACGGCCTGGTCATAGGCGGCGATGCCTTCGATCGGCAGATAGCCACGCGGCGTGGCGGTGGTCAGACGGGCCTTTTCTGCCTCCTGGACGGCGCGCAGCAGGGGGATTTTCCCTTCGTCGGTGAAGTACACGCCAACGCCCAGGTTGACCTTGGTCGGGCGGGTGTCGGCATTGAAGGCTTCGTTGAGGCCCAGGATCGGGTCGCGCGGGGCCATCTCGACGGCAGAAAACAAACTCATTTGGAATCTCGTGGTCGGCAATGAAAGAAAACGGGAAGGCGTAGAATGCTCCGGACTGCGCTGGGGGCTGGCAGGCCCCCGTTCTCTTCCGGCTTGAAGCGGGGGCTGACAACCCCAAGATTCTAGCGTATCCGCCCCGTATTCCTGAGGTATTTCCCTAATCTCGCCCGTAATTTCGCCCCCTATGTCGAACCTTGCAGAAGCCGCGCCGGCCCTGGACGAAGACAAATTCGTCACATTTCCCGGCTCCCCGTTCCAGCTCTACCAGCCGTTCCCGCCAGCCGGCGACCAGCCGGAGGCCATCCGGCAACTGGTGGAGGGGGTCGAGGACGGCCTGTCGTTCCAGACGCTGCTGGGCGTGACGGGGTCGGGCAAGACCTTCACCATGGCCAACGTGATGGCCCGCATGGGACGGCCGGCAATCGTGTTCGCGCCCAACAAGACGCTGGCCGCCCAGCTCTATTCCGAGTTCCGCGAGTTCTTCCCGCGTAACGCGGTCGAGTACTTCGTCAGCTATTACGACTATTACCAGCCTGAGGCCTACGTCCCGCAGCGCGACCTGTTTATCGAGAAGGACTCATCGATCAACGAGCATATCGAGCAGATGCGGCTGTCGGCGACCAAGAGCCTGCTGGAGCGCCGCGACACGATCATCGTGGCAACCGTCTCTGCGATCTATGGTATCGGCAACCCGACCGAATACCACCAGATGATTCTCACCTTGCGGGCCGGCGACAAGATCAGCCAGCGCGACGTGATCGCGCGCCTGATCGCGATGCAGTACACCCGCAACGAGACCGACTTCCAGCGCGGCACCTTCCGCGTGCGCGGCGACACCATCGATATCTTCCCGGCCGAACATGCGGAGATGGCGGTGCGGCTGGAGATGTTCGACGACGAGGTGGAGTCGCTGCACTTCTTCGATCCGCTCACGGGCCGCGTGCGCCAGAAGATCCCGCGCTTCACGGTCTACCCCTCGAGCCACTACGTGACGCCGCGCGAGACCGTGCTGCGCGCGATCGAGGCCATCAAGTCCGAACTGCGCGATCGGCTGGAGTTCTTCCACAAGGAAAACCGGCTGGTCGAGGCGCAGCGGCTGGAGCAGCGCACCCGCTTCGACCTGGAAATGCTGTCCGAGCTGGGCTTCTGCAAAGGCATCGAGAACTATTCGCGGCATCTGTCCGGCGCGCGCCCGGGTGAGCCGCCGCCGACGCTGGTCGACTACCTCCCGCCCGACGCCCTGATGTTCTTGGACGAGTCGCACGTGCTGATCGGCCAGCTCAACGGCATGTACAACGGCGACCGCGCGCGCAAGACCACGCTGGTGGAGTATGGCTTCCGGCTGCCGTCGGCGCTGGACAACCGGCCGCTGAAGTTCGACGAGTTCGAGCGCAAGATGCGCCAGGTGATGTTTGTCTCGGCCACGCCGGCGCAGTTCGAGCAGGAGCATGCGGGGCAGGTGGTGGAGCAGGTGGTGCGGCCGACCGGCCTGGTCGATCCCATCATCATGGTGCGGCCGGCCACCACGCAGGTGGATGACCTGCTGTCCGAGATCCATCTGCGCGTTGAAGCCGGCGAGCGCGTGCTGGTGACCACGCTGACCAAGCGCATGGCCGAGCAGCTCACGGAGTTCCTGTCCGAGAATGGCGTCAAGGTCCGCTATCTGCACTCGGACATCGATACCGTCGAACGCGTGGAGATCATCCGCGACCTGCGCCTGGGCGCCTTCGACGTGCTGGTGGGCATCAACCTGCTGCGCGAGGGTCTGGATATCCCCGAGGTGTCACTGGTGGCGATCCTGGACGCGGACAAGGAAGGCTTCCTGCGCGCCGAGCGCTCGCTGATCCAGACCATCGGCCGCGCAGCGCGCAACGTCAACGGCACCGCCATCCTGTACGCGGACCGCATGACCGACTCGATGAAGAAGGCCATCGGCGAGACCGAGCGCCGCCGCGCCAAGCAGATCGCCTTCAACGAGGCCAACGGCATCACCCCGCGCGGCGTGGTCAAGCGCATCAAGGACATCATCGACGGCGTCTACAACGTCAGCGACGCCAGGGCCGAGCTGCAGGCCGCGCAGGAGCAGGCGCGCTACGAGGACATGAGCGAGAAGCAGGTCTCCAAGGAGATCAAGCGGCTGGAAAAGCTCATGCTCGACCATGCCCGCAACCTGGAATTCGAGCAGGCCGCGCAGGTGCGCGACCAGCTGGCCAAGCTCAAGGCGCAGGTGTTCGGCGCCAGCGGCGACGGCGCGCTGCCGCCGGCCTGATGTGCGATGGCGGCCGGCCCGGCTCGCCTATAGTGAAATGCGTCACACCTGAACGGAGACGCGTCATGGTCAAGCTTGGACTGTGGGTACCGCTGGAAGCCAGGCCCGGCAAGGAGCAGGAAGTCGAGCAGTTCCTGCGCGACGCGGCGGCGCTGGTAGAGCAGGAGGCCGGCACCACGGCCTGGTTTGCGCTGCGCCTGGGCGCGTCGATGTTCGGCATCTTCGATGCCTTTGCCGACGAGTCCGCGCGCGAGGCGCACCTGGGCGGCAAGGTCGCGGCGGCGCTGATGGCGAGGGCGCCGGAGCTGTTCGTGGGCACTCCGCCGATCCAGAGGCTGGAGGTGCTGGCGGCCAAGCTGCCTTGATGCCCACGGACGAGGAGCTACGATGGAACGCCAGTTCGAATACGGCGGTTACGCGGTCGTGGTCTGCGCGGTGCCGAACGCCGCCGGCGGGTTTGCGGCCCAGCTGCGCATCGCCGACGCCTTCGGCGAGCAAGCCGGCCCCACCTACGAGGCGATCGCGGGCGATGCGCCCACGCCCGAAGCGGCCGTCGCCATGGCGGAAGCCGCCGCCATGCGGGCCATCGACGCGGGCGAGGTCAACTAGCCGCGCCAGCCCCGCGTCCCCATTTCCCGAGGAGAACACGATGCCCGACATCGGCGAATGGAAGAAAAAAGTCTATGAAACCCACGAGGTGCAGGTCCAGGTCAAGCCGCGCTCGCAGAGCGAATGGACCTACACCGTGCGCGTCTGCCGCCCGGGCACCAATATCCGTGCGGCCGGCACGCTGACCGAAAGCTCCCGCATCACCGATCACTACAAGTCGGCCGAGGCCGCGGAGATCGCCGGTTTTGCGCACGGCGATCGGCTGGCCAAGCAGCTGGCCTAGGCGCCTGCCACGCCGGCGGCCTGTGCTTCGGCGCCTGGCCTGACGGCGCTGCGCTCGAGTTCGTAGGCGATGGTGCGGATCACGCCACCGCCCGAGGACACTTCGCACAGCACGCGCGAGGAGCGCACGCGCAGGTTGAACGGCGGCGCGGTCACGATCACGCCGCTCGGCGGCCGGTCCCACAATCGGATCGCAGCACCGGACGTCTTGTCCGTATTGGGCATGAAGCCGCCCAGTGGCACCTGCTCGGTCAGCACCAGCGTGCGGTACTGGCCCAGCTTGGCCAGCACGCTGGCAATGCGGGCGTTGTCCAGGTGCTGCAGCACCATGCGCACGAACACCACGTCGCCGGGTGGCAGCGGGTCGCCGGCAATGTCGAGGCAGCGGAAGTCGACGTCCAGGCCGGCATGGCGCCTGCGATTGACCGCGATTACGGCTTCCACCACGTCGCAGGCGATGTAGCGCCCGCAGGCGGCGCGCAGCTGGCTGCCAATATGGAAGTCGCCGCAGCCGAGGTCGACTACGTCCGGCGGGGCGCCCTGCGCGGCCAGCCACGCGGTGACGCTGGAGAGGTAGGCATTGGCGATCTCGGGCGAGTGCGTGCCGACGCCGCTGTAGTGCTCCCCATGACCCTTGGGCGCGCCCCAGGCCTGCGAAGCGTAGACATGCGAGAAGATTTCGCCGGGCGTCTTGCCCTGGTACAGGTCGGCGTCGCGGCGCAGTGCGCGGGCGTGGTACTGGTCGAGCAGCCAGCGGGGCACGAGCGGTTTCACCAGGAGCTTCAGGCGCTGCATCAGCCGCGGCTGCGACGACGGGGAAGGGGCGGGCACTATGTTCTCCTTGCAGGATGGCGGCGCTGGCGACCGGTTGCCGGCGGGCCGTCATGCCGGCCACCGGCGCTCAGTGACTGTAGGGGGGCGGCGTGCGGGCTGGCGGTGGGCTCGCGCACATAACCCGGCAGGAACATAGCTCGCGGTGGCGCGGGCTACAGTGGGTAGAATTACGCCTGCCCGCACGTCGCCGCAGCGCGCCGGAATCCCTCGCCATTCCTCCCCTCGAAGTCGTGATCCTATGAAGAAATACGCCATCCTGATGTGCTGCATGGGAAACATCTGTCGTTCCCCGACGGCGGAGGGCGTGCTGCGCGCCAAGCTGGCCGCAGCCGGGTTGGAGCCGATGGTCGAACTGGATTCGGCCGGCACGCACGAATACCACCTCGGCCGTGCGCCCGACCCGCGCACCCAGCGTCATGCGCTTACCCGCGGCTATGACCTGTCCGCGCTGCGCGCGCGCAAGGTGGGCCTGCCCGACTTCGACCGCTTCGACCTGATCCTGGCGATGGATCGCGAGAACCTGGCCGGCCTGACCCGGCTGCGCCCCGACGCCGCCGACAGGGTGCGCCTCCTGATGAGCTTCGCCACCCGCCACGATGCCGACGAAGTGCCGGATCCGTACTACGGCGAGGGTGACGGCTTCGAGCGCGTGCTCGACTACATCGAAGACGCCTGCGACGGCCTGGTCGAGGTGCTGCGCCAGCGCCTGCAAGACGACGCCGGCTGATCCCGGCGCGGTGAGCTTTGCGCTGGCGTTCAATATGGCACTGCGGTCACGCAACCTGCGCCGCGTGGATCGGGCCGAACTGAGCCGGGCCGTGCGGCGGCGCATCCTGAAACAGCCGTTGTCGCTGGTGATGCCGCCGCGCGTGGCCGACCCGCAACCGGCCGCGGGCGGCCGGGAGGCTTGATGCACTGCGGGAGGGGTAGTTGACTGAATTAGTCGGGTACCTTTATACTTGACGGAATCGATCAAGTATTAGCTTTACCCCAAAAGCGTTTTACCCCAAAAGCCCTGCACCATGAGACTGACCACCAAAGGCCGCTTCGCGGTCACCGCGATGATCGACCTGGCCATGCGCCAGGACCAGGGACCGGTCACGCTCGCCGGCATCAGCCAGCGGCAGAAGATCTCGTTGTCCTACCTGGAGCAGCTGTTTGGCAAGCTGCGCCGGCACGAGATCGTCGAAAGCGTGCGCGGCCCGGGCGGCGGCTACAGTCTCGCCCGCAAGGCCGAAGACGTCACGGTGGCGGACATCATCATCGCCGTGGACGAGCCCCTGGACGCCACCCAATGCGGTGGGAAGGGCAATTGTAACGGAGATGACGGCTCCGGGCGCTGCATGACCCATGAACTGTGGGCCACGCTGAACCAGAAGATGGTCGAGTACCTCGACTCCGTTTCCCTCAAGAACCTGGTGGACCAGCAGCGCGAGCGCCAGCCCGCGGTGCTGCACGACATGCGCGAGGAAGCCGCCGCACAGTCGGCTACGGCACGCGGCAAGGCCGACAAGCAGGAAAAGCCGGTCCGGGCCCGGGTGGTGAATTCAGTTTTCAGCCTGGCGCAGTCCTGAGCACTTACTCGGGCGCACGACAGGCAACGGTAGAAATCAGCGATCAGCGGTCCCTAAAAAGGCAGTCATAACGATGAGCACCCCACATTTCCCCATCTACATGGATTACTCGGCCACCACGCCGGTGGACCCGCGCGTGGCGGACAAGATGATTCCGTACCTGCGCGAGCAGTTCGGCAACCCCGCTTCGCGCAGCCACGCGTACGGCTGGGAAGCGGAGCGCGCGGTGGAAGAGGCGCGTGAGCAGGTGGCCGCACTGGTCGGCGCCGACCCGCGCGAGATCGTGTGGACATCGGGTGCGACCG includes the following:
- a CDS encoding endonuclease IV (DNA-(apurinic or apyrimidinic site) lyase; has apurinic or apyrimidinic endonuclease activity and DNA N-glycosylase activity; removed damaged DNA at cytosines, thymines and guanines~K10773: NTH; endonuclease III [EC:4.2.99.18]); translation: MNAAKCRAIFETLREVNPAPTTELEYSSPFELLIAVLLSAQATDVGVNKATRRLFPVAHTPQQMLDLGEAGLSEYIKTIGLYKTKAKHVIETCRILVERHGGKVPPDREALEALPGVGRKTANVVLNTAFGEPTIAVDTHIFRVSNRTGLAPGKNVQEVEQKLLKCVPHEFLHDAHHWLILHGRYVCKARRPECWHCVIEPLCEYREKTEAPRV
- a CDS encoding aspartate aminotransferase (K00832: tyrB; aromatic-amino-acid transaminase [EC:2.6.1.57]); translation: MSLFSAVEMAPRDPILGLNEAFNADTRPTKVNLGVGVYFTDEGKIPLLRAVQEAEKARLTTATPRGYLPIEGIAAYDQAVQTLLFGKESPLITEGRVVTAQALGGTGALKIGADFLKRLYPDAKVAISDPSWENHRALFEAAGFPVVNYTYYDAPSHGLNFAGMVESLKSYPANTIVVLHACCHNPTGVDLSPEQWKQVVELVKERNLIPFLDMAYQGFADGIDADGAAVRLFADSGLPFFVSSSFSKSFSLYGERVGALSIVTTGKEEAQRVMSQVKRVIRTNYSNPPTHGGTVVATVLNSPELRAMWEEELAEMRDRIKLMRHALVDKLAAKGVPGDFSFVKAQRGMFSYSGLTSPQVDRLRNEHGIYAVGTGRICVAALNSRNIDAVVDAIATVM
- a CDS encoding ferredoxin (K03616: rnfB; electron transport complex protein RnfB), which translates into the protein MNPAAQTLADRIEALLPQTQCTKCGFNGCRPYAEAMASGEAACNRCPPGGAEGVRRLAAVLKVEPLPLDPERGIEQPRAVACIDESLCIGCTLCIQACPVDAIAGAAKQMHTVIPELCTGCDLCVAPCPVDCIAMLPVTGERTGWAAWSQEQADAAHARYLARKARLVREREENDARLAAKAAAKLAAVQAETPESEAERAARERKRAIIQAAIERARQKQQAVQPRNTENVSPAVQAQIDEAEARRARAGLTAPATDKNANKVPEEKQ
- a CDS encoding malonic semialdehyde reductase (K09019: rutE; 3-hydroxypropanoate dehydrogenase [EC:1.1.1.-]), whose translation is MSQIDQAALAQLFTEARTHNVWQDRHVDDAVLHQVYEAMKFGPTAANSCPVRIVFVKTAAEKARLVECVSAGNTEKTRSAPVTAIIAYDTAFHDQLPKLFPHADARSWYAGNDEKIARDALVNSSLQGGYFILAARALGLDCGPMGGFDADKVNAAFFPDGKWKVNFLCNLGYGEIDKLHPRGPRLSFDEACRIV
- a CDS encoding membrane protein; amino-acid sequence: MTASTAADHARNKLAGVLLIALSASAFGAMAIFARFAYAAGADVYGLLFVRFVLAAVALAWVMRARGIGLPPWRRVLALAAMGGIGYVGQSFCFFSALNHAQASLVALLLYLYPLFVTILAAIFLKERLTTAAVIALVLCSVGAGLTVGGGEGSPLGIALGLAAAVIYSVYIIVGARVTASVNPIATTTVICTAAALVYGVVGLLRLGAGAPPQFPATAGGWLAMVGIALLSTVLAILTFFAGLQRLGAAQASMLSTLEPVVTVLLAAVLLGEHIGPAQAVGGGLILAGVLWLTRRANAPVPARANVQEN
- a CDS encoding TetR family transcriptional regulator; translated protein: MSTETKTKRDPEGTRRRILAAATEEFAKGGLAGARVDQIARRAETNERMLYYYYGSKEGLFLAVLEKQYAEFRAAEEQLHLVDEDPVAGVRTLARFVWDWYYEHPEFIRLVNSENLHEARHLKKSAQLQQLINPVVDVLADVIRRGQQQGVFRDNIDVPQFYLTISALGYYVLSNRYTISAVIGRDVASQHEHERFAELHSEMLLCYLKRH
- a CDS encoding esterase (K05973: E3.1.1.75, phaZ; poly(3-hydroxybutyrate) depolymerase [EC:3.1.1.75]), yielding MLYQLHEFQRSILHPLTAWAQATAKTFTNPLSPMSLVPGAPRLAAGYELLYRLGKEYEKPAFDIKSVRSNGRDIPIVEQTVLEKPFCKLLRFKRYADDPETIKLLKDEPVVLVAAPLSGHHATLLRDTVRTLLQDHKVYVTDWIDARMVPADQGAFHLSDYIYYIQEFIRHIGAENLHVISVCQPTVPVLAAISLMASAGEKTPRTMTMMGGPIDARKSPTAVNSLAINKSYEWFENNVIYTVPANYPGHGRRVYPGFLQHAGFVAMNPDRHLSSHYDYYLSLVEGDADDAEAHVRFYDEYNAVLDMAAEYYLDTIREVFQEFRLANGTWAIDGKPVRPQDIKSTALLTIEGELDDISGAGQTAAAHDLCSGIPKARKQHLNAERCGHYGIFSGRRWRDDIYPLLRDFIRQYHPATASAATAAAK